The following nucleotide sequence is from Fibrobacter sp. UWB13.
AAAAAAGCTTGCTTGTTTTCATGACCGAGCCGCTGAGTTCGCGCTTGCGCAAAAACTGAAATTTTTCTTATTGTCATTCCCGCCATCGAGCGGGAATTTCCCTTTTGTTGAAACTATAACTTCGTTATAGTCTTACAATCTCATGCTCGGTCATGCCGGTGTGCAAGCACCCCGTCACGACTCCCGCTATCGAGTTTGCTCCTTCGGAGCCAACTTGCTGCACCTCGGAAATGTCGGTAAACAAGTTTCCCGCCGCTTCCTCGGTTTGCGATTGTTTGGACACTTTGTCCTACCTCTTGGGGCTCAGTAATGCCCATACAAGTATGGGCGCTACATTCGCCCTGTAGAGGTTTCACGTGAAACACAGCCGAGGTCAGAAAGCGAAAAAATGCTTGCATTTTTTTATTTGCTGACCGATGGGTGTTGGACTGTGGCTTTGCTATAGTCCAAACATAAAAAAATCCTCCCTATTTAGGGAGGAGGTGAATCTATAAAAGTCTGAAGTATTATTGTTTGCGACGGTGCATGAAGAAAGTCACGGTCTTATGATCTAGCCCGTCTTCGATATATGTTCTGGTCATCGTGAGCATTCCATTCTTAATCCCTACTTCGTAACGATTCCAGGCAACCCATTCTCCATCGTAGTAAATATCTTTCTGGTAACAGGTATTGCTGTCGTTCTCATCCATGACTATAATCTGGTTTTGATTAGGTCTAAATATAGTATCATTTTTCAAAACGTAAATGCTGGTGTATTTTCTCCCTTCATCGGTGTATGTGCTGGCTAGGGAATCTCCATCAAAGTAGATAATGGTGGTGTCGCTGATTCCGTCTTTCGTTGAAATGAGTGTACTGATGTTGCCTTCGCGAATGAATTTGGTTTCTGTGGTGTTGATGGTGGTTTGGTATGTCCATTCGCCATCTCGGAGATTTGCCTCGTAGGTGCTGTCGAGATGAGTATCGGTCCAGTAGGCTTTATAAATATAGATGGAATTGCCTCTGTTATTTGCTGTACCCTTATCCCAATATGCGCTGTCTATAAATAAACCGTCTTCGCTGAAGAAAGAAAATTCTGCACTTTGGAGTTCGAGGATTGTTCGGATACAGTTGGTGTAAGATGGATCAGCTATATTTTGACCATTATTGGTAGTAATGTTATTAGCGGATGTACTGCTAGAATCGTCGCTACAGGCAATGAAAAGTGCTGCCGCTAAAAGAAGTATTTTAGATTTCATGACTCCCCCAAGAAAAATGTGGTAATGAATAAAATAGTTAAGTTGTGTGTAAATCTAATCAAATAGAAGGGGATATGCAAGTGTTTGGACCGTAACTTTATTGCAGTCTAACATGCTCGCCTATACAAGTATGGACGCTGCATTCGCCGTGTAAAGGTTTCACGTGAAACATGCGATAGTGAGTGTCGCAAAAATATGCTTGCATATTTTTATGACCGAGCATGAGCATGTAGGACTCGAAGAGTCCAAACACAATCAAGGATACCAAGCAAAAACATACTTGTATGTTCTTATTTGGTATCCGCAGAGTGTAGGACTATGATGAAATCATAGTCCAAACAATATATTAGTGAGATATGGTTTGTTCTCTTGTATGAGGAAATCTTTCCATAGGTATCGGAAGCGTAATCATCTTTAAGAACCATCCGATGTTGTGTTGCTTGTTGGTAATTTCAAAAGATACACCTGCTGTTACATGAGCTAAGAAAATTCCAAATTGTATCCCCACTTCTTCGATGAAACCGAATTCTTTGATTGAATAATGAGATTTGTTTTCTTTTTCTTCGGATCTGAGGAACCATTCTATAGCATGACTTTCGGCTATTGCAACTCCAGAGAGATTGTTTCCATATAATATGTACTTTGTTGTTCCGGATGCAAGCCACATGCCTCCCATTGCTATTTTCTGTAAAGTGCTTTCATTTGGGGCTGCCATTCCGAGAATGCCAAATCCTAAAAATGATACAGCGCTTCCGATTGATAAATCGTTGATTTTCTTTTCGCCTTCAGTCCTTTCGAACCTGCGGTCGAATCGTAAAAATGTATAGTCTGCAAGTAGCCTATCAATACCAAAAAGCTTGCTCCCCAAGTTTTGTGCGCTCATGCAAATTACATCCACTTCAATTCGTTTGGTGGATGTATATCCTATCCCTCCCAAGAATAATACATTGAAGGGGTTGTATTTGTTTTCGTAGATGTTGCTGAGTTCTACAGAAAAAGCAGAATCCTGCACTGGATCTTCCAATGCGGATATGTTTGCAAAAGCAAAAGATATGGATATAAGGAATATGAAAAGTATCTTTTTGATCATATAGTAATCTCTATTCTGTTGCCTTCGGGGTCGAGGACGACGCTTTCGTAATACCCGTCGCCGGTAGTTCGAGGTTGACCTACAACAGGTACGCCTTCGGAAGACATTTGTTGGGTCAGGTGGTCTACCTCTTCTTTTGAACCAACGGAAAAGGAAAGATGGGTGAAGCCAAGATGTTCCACGTGAAACATCTCGACAGTCCCAACATTTCGTTCAACACGTATATCAGGACGATGCATGATTTCTAGGCGGGCACCGTCGTCGAAGGTGACAAATCGGCTGGTAAATTGTTTTGCTGGGTTGTGGTAAATCGGGTGGACTACCCCACCGAAGTATTTCCGGTAGAACTCACAAACCTTATCGATATCCCTGACCCAAATGGCAATATGTTCAATCTTCATAAAACCTCTATAAACAATATACCTAATTCAAATAAAAAAGACCCTCTAAACCATGAACATGTTTGGACACTTCGTGTCCTACAGTCTCATACTCGGTCATGCCGGTGTGCGAGCACCCCGTCGCGACACTCGCTATCGACTGTTTCACGTGAAACATAGCCGAGGTTTCCAAGCAAAAATGTGCTTGCATATTTTATTTGGAAACCGAAGAGTGTAGGACTACGATGTAATCGTAGTCCCAACGTAATATGAGGCGAGTGAAGCAGAAACAAATATATTTGTTTCTATTTCCGAGCCGATTAAGGTTGGACTCGAAGAGTTCCAACACATGAGCCGAGAGTCGCAGAATCCTATTATATATAGTATATTTATCGCATGAAACTTTATTGATTCTTTCTCCCCTATTTAATAGTCTTTTTCATGGCGAGCGCATCCTTTGCCAATGAATCCCAAAAAATAGAAAATGCTGTAGTTAACTCGAACGGATCCGGCCTTGCACTGATTCCCTGGGATCTGTTTATTGGCGGAATGAATAGTTTTACCGTAGGTGCCGACTGGATATTTGGCAATTTCAATATTCTTTATGCTTCGACCTCCCAAGTAAATGAGGTCCCGAAACATTCGTGGGTGTGGACTCTCAGAACCCAGGCTCTTTGGGCGCCTACATTTGGTGCTTATTTGCAGCCCACGATACAGTATATGTTTTTTGGTGGACCTTTGACAATGTTCAAGGTTTCGGTCGGGCCGGAAATCGGTTATAAAAGAAAAACCGGATTTGAATATGGTGGGTCTGCCCGCGTAGGTGCATTTATGGATTTATTGAATTTTGAAATGGGATATCTGGTAAATTCAAAACGCACCTATATGAACATCATTCTTAACCTGCCTTCGGGTCTCGGAATCTGGGTTTAAATGGAGGTTTTCATGATCGATATTGAGATTATCCAGGGAGATATTACCAAGCTTAAAGTCGATGCCATCGTGAATGCGGCAAACTGCTCTCTGTTGGGTGGTGGCGGTGTTGATGGGGCAATCCATCGTGCGGCGGGTCCGAAACTTTTGCAGGCGTGTATTCCCCTGAAAGGTTGTGAGACGGGGCAGGCTAAAATCACTCCCGGATTTAAGCTTCCGGCGAAGTTCGTAATCCATACTCCGGGTCCGGTTTATCAGGACGGTTTACATGGTGAACCTGAGCTTTTGGAATCTTGCTACAAGAATTGCCTCGCTCTTGCCGAAGAAAACAACTGCGAAACTGTCGCCTTCCCCGCAATCTCTACCGGCGTTTATGGCTACCCCTGGAAAGAGGCAACCGAAATTGCCATGAAAACGGTTCGCGAATATTCCGCACGCAATGTCAAGAAGGTCATCTTCTGTTGCTTCAGCGCGCAAATGGAAAAAATCTACCAAGATGTATCGCAGCGTATTTAGTAGTGAAAAACCGTGCGTCAAAAGTGCGGTAAAAACAACACTTCGTCGGCAAATCCAAATATCCTCCCTTTAATACCCTATTCTTTTTATATATTATCTACTGTAATTTCATTAAGGAGTATATAATGGAAGAAGTCAAAAACTTTATTAAGGAATGTGGCGCCTATTTCCTCGCAACAGTTGACGGTGACGAACCGAAAGTGCGCCCGTTCGGGACCGTCGAGATTTTCGAAGGCAAGCTCTACATCCAGACCGGTAAGTCCAAGAATGTTTCGAAGCAGATCCAGAAAAACGGCAAGGTGCAGCTTTGCGCTATGAACAAGACCTGCAATAAGTGGCTCCGTTTGAGCGGAACACTCGTTCGTGATGACCGCCGTGAACCCAAGGTTCACATGCTTGAGGCCTACCCCGAACTCAAGCGTATGTATTCCCCAGATGATGAGAATACCGAAGTCCTCTACTTCAAGGATGCGACCGCCACGTTCTGCAGCTTTACAGAACCGCCGCGCACTGTGAAATTCTAGTTTCCTTGTCATCCCGGACTCTGTTCCGGGATTTTTTAGACGCCGAGTTCCCTGTGAGCTCGGCTTTTTGTTGCTCACATTATAAAATCCGAAAAAGGTTTCACCTGGACATGCGTCATGACCCTAAATTTTAATACAACGTATATTATATAGTTGATAAATCGACTCAATATTATTAACTATTGAGATTTGATTTTTAAAATTTCCCTTTAATCTGTTATAACTGTTTATAAATAATGAACAGGTTTTACCACATTAGTAGTGTTTCACGTGAAACATAACCAATTTTTGTGGATAATATGTAAAAACGTTCGATAAATGAGTCTTCATTCTTTAAAAGTAATCACGTTATGTCAACAATTGCGTTTACCGATATATACCGAAAAAAGTACGTGAGTGTTCATTTATTTGGTTTACATATATTATATTTCATTGTGGAGGCTATATGCAGGACAATACGAAACGTGGCGAACGAGCTCTTTTTTGGATGAAGGCTATCTTTGGAATTTTCATCCTGTATTTCTTTTGGAGCACGCCTATTAATGCAATGTTGCCTGGTGCGAATGATAATACTGTGACTGCTTCAGTTTTGATTCGCATTGCCTTCGGAGCTGTGGTCAGTTTGGGAATGCTTTTTTCCTTGATTGCGTTTTTGGTCAGTTTTTTGTCGTGGCTGCATAGATCGATTGCAAACCTGCGAATTATTTCTGTGACGGATTTTTCTCCTATGGGCGCAGTCCTCCTTACCTGCATTCCGTTTGTCGGATTCATTTTGCATTTTTGGATTTTCAATGACATGGTAGAACGTCAGCAGGATTGCATGCAGGAACGTGGAATTTTTAAAGAACGTTTTCCGAGAAAATTTTTGATCGGATGGCTCCTGACTTCAATTGGATGTTTGGCGCTGATGTTTATGGGTTTCAGTAATCCTACCGGTGAAGAAATTCGTGGCTTGGCTGAAAACATTTTAACCGTCGTGAGCATTGGGCTGTACATCAAATGCTTCATGTTCTACATTGCGCAAGAACGTGAACTTTACAATGTCCACACAGAAACACTTTTCCGCAAGCGTGTTGATGAAATTATCCGCGAGCGCGAAATAGAACGTGCTGCCGATCAGCTCCGCGACAAACAGTAAATTTTTTTTGAAATCGCTGACCGTCATCCTGACCCTGTAAGGGGAAGGATCCAATTATTTTTTAAGTCGTGACTTAACTAGATTGGACTAATTAACCAAAATACGTCGCGACGTACTTTTTCTGGAATTCCGGGTCTTCGTGCGCCCAGTGCTTTTCTTCCATCGCCTGGTATTGCCAGTTGAGCGCCTGCATAAATTTTTCCGGCTCGCAGAGATTCTTGAAAATCGCATCGAGATTGTCGACTGTTGCGCTTGAGCTGACCAGTTGTTCCTTCGGGATGTAGCTGTACGGAGAACTTGCGAAATCACTCCCGATGAAGACTGCACCGAGTGCTGCCGCTTCCTTGAGTTTCAAATCGCTCTTTGCACGGTTGAAATTGTTGGCGGCGAGTGGAGCCAAGAAAAAGTCTGGTTTGTAGCTTGCGACTGTCTGCGCAAACGGAAAAAAGCATGTGTACGGAATCTTTGTGTATTTTCCGTCGAGGTCCTTCAGAAAATCCGGCTCGCCAAAAATCTGGAAGTCAATGCTCCCGTCTTCAATGTGCTTACGGATCCAGGGGATCCATGCACCTTCGAGGTCGCCCGGAATTTCAGCGGTGAAATGCCCGAGACTGCCGGCATACATCACCTTCGGTTTTCCTGTGAAGGTGGACGTCCTCTGCGACATTCCGAACAGCGATTTGGAAATTCCATTCGGCATCACGACCGCGTTTACGCCAAGGTCGGACTTGATGCGGCTCGCGAGGTAGCGCGTCGAGCAGACCACCACGTCGAACAGTGGCAAGACCTGCTTGAGACTCGTGAGCATCATCTGGTCGTGATTCGGAATCTGTTTTGCGTACGAAGCGATCACCGGTGACAAATCCCACTGCAAGTCATCTAGGTCGGTTACGAGCTTGAACCCGCATTCCTTTTTGAGCTTTGCATAGAACAACGCAAGCTGTGCACGTCCCGGTGCCGTCGGCTTCTGCAAAATCACAGCCCGTGTCTGCTTGAGCGCGTCTTTGTTTGTGCAGACGATTTGGGTGACAGACGGCACGATCTGGAAATCGTTAGGTCCCATGAATTGGGTGCAGGGCAAAATGCAGCGAACCCAGTCGGATTGCGCCATATCATAAGGATGCACGATAACTTGCGTTCTATTCATAGTTGGAAAAGTAGTGTTTCTTACTTTATGTCAAACTGAACTTTTGGGGCTACGCTTGCGCCAGCGTCAGCAGAGAAGAGGGCTTTCGGGGAGGCGCCTGCGAAACCTGCGATAAGGTTTGTCGGGAACTGGCGAATGGTAGTGTTGTATGCCTGAACGGTTTCGTTGTAGCGCTTGCGTTCGACGGCGATGCGGTTTTCGGCGCCTTCGAGTTGCACGCGGAGTTCCTGGAAGCTCTTGTTGCTCTTGAGATCCGGGTAGTTTTCGGAGACTGCCATGAGGCGCTGGAGGGCTCCGCTCAAGCTGCCTTGCATTTCCTGAAAGCGCTTGAGGGCGGCTTCGTCGTTCATAAGGCTTTCGTCGAGTTTGACAGTTCCGCCCATGCGGCTGCGCATGTCCATGACTTCGGTAAGGGTGCTCTTTTCGAAGTTGGCTTCGCCCTGGACAGTGCTGACGAGATTCGGAATGAGGTCAAAGCGGCGCTGGTAGGTATTTTCGACTTGTGCCCATTGGGTCTTTACGCCTTCTTCGAGGGCGATGATGTTATTGTAGGTGCCGATACCCTTCCCTACGATGATGAGCAGGATGACGACGACAACTATAACGGCGATTAAAGCTTTTTTCATAAGATCTCCGGTTTTTGGCTAATATAAAAAACTATTCTACGACTAACGATTTATCGTAGATGTACTCGACTTCTTCGGGGGTGATGCCGCCGGGAACGAGGTCAAGTTTGGAGTGATTTGTTTTCATCGCGGCGACGAACTTGTCGCGCAATTCGCGAGTGACGGAGCATGTGCCGATGAGCTTGTGGAGCATTTCAGCAAATTCTTCAACACTTTGCAGACCTAAAAGCGAGAGGACTTTTTTAACATCATTCGAAACTTTTTTGTGACAAATTTCGACATATGCGGCGAGGAAATATCCGACGGCAGGGCCGTGCGGCGTGCCTTTGCTGAGCGTGAGATCGTAGCTCATGCCATGTGGTACGGTGGTGCTTGTCATGGCGATGGACATGCCTGCAATTGTAGAGGTGTACATCAGTTTTTCGTACATACTTGCATCGATGGGCGCGGCATTTTTTGCGGCATTTCCCGAGGCAAGGAGCGCTTCTTTACACTCTCCCCAGAGCTTGAGACCGTATTCGGGGCACATGCGGTTGAGTATGTTCGAGTGGACGTTCAAGATGCTTTCGACCATGTGCGCGAGCGCATCGACAGCGGTGTTCACGATCAGCTGCTTTTTGGCAGAGGCTAGATATTTTCCGTCAACGAGCGCAAGCATCGGGAAAATTCGGTGCGGGATGCTCTTCTTTAAATTGATTTTGTGGTTTGTGATGATGGCGACCGGTGTTGCTTCGGAGCCTGTTCCGCAAGTGGTCGGGACGGCGACAACGGGCGCGTGGTTAAGCGGATGACTCGGCGTTTTGTGCAAATCGTCTGCGTTTAGGCCCGGGTTCACAATTAACAATGCCATAGCTTTAGCGGCATCGATAGCGGAACCTCCCCCAATGCCGATGATAAAATCAGCATTAAAATTTCGGGCGATTTGTGCACCCTTCCCCACGGTATCGGTTGATGGATTTTCTTCGACTTCATCAAAAATCTGGTAGGCGACTCCCCCATCGTTTAACACTTCGGTCACGTCGTTTAGGGAACCGTTAGCCTTAGCAGAGCTGTGTCCAGTGACAATGAGTGCGCGCTTCCCGACGGCAAGCATTTCTTTCGCGTGGTTCTTCACGCAGTCCTTTTCAACGTAAATATCCGTAGGTACATAAAATCGCATGGAGTCTCCTTACAGCATCAGCCATTCTTTGTTGAACCAGTGGTAAAGTCGACCTTGTTCATTGCGGTTCTTGATGAGCCACTGTGCAAATGTCGGGCGGTCAATCGGTTCGCAAATGGAGTAAATAAATGCTTCCACGAGACCTTCGCGGATGAGTCCTTGGTAAAATCTCTGGATCGGATCGTCAATTTCATCGGTGAAGGCGACGAGCTTGATTATTTTTTCAAGAATGTGGATCAAAAATTCCATTTGCTGTGAAGAAGTGGAATCTTGATCGTAGAGCTTGCGATTGCCGAGCGTATCCGTGACGAGCATGGTCTGGATAGCAAGCAAAAATTCGTTATTGACTGTAGAATCGCTACCGGTTTGCTTGATCGTCGGCTTGTACATTTCGACGGTACTGTCTTTCTTTATAACAAAATATTTTGTTCGACCGTAAAGTCTCGAAAGGTTGTCGCGGATGATTTCGCTTTTTTTGCTGATGAACGTGGAGTACATGGTGTACGCATAGAATTGCGGCCACTTGCCCATTTGACTCGACAAAAATCCGGTGTAATAGTAGCTGCCTTCATGCGTGCGGGAATTGTTGATGCTCCGTCTGATCCAAGCGTAAGCGCTGTCGGCATTGTTCATGCGCATGTACGTGATGGTCGCATTGTATGGAATGTTGAACGAGTTTGGTACTTTGGCGAATGCTTCGCGGTAGATGGCGATTGCAGAATCCGGCATGCCCTTGTCATCGTAGATGGTTCCGATCAGGCTGTAGAGATTTTCTTCGAGTCCCTCGCCCTTTAGCTTTGTAGCGGCTCTGGCGTAAGTGAGCGCTTTGTCCAAGTCGCGCTTGGCGTGGTACGTAAAAGCCATCTCGTATTTGACGAGAGCGCTCTTCGGGTCTTTTTTCTCGGCTTCCTTGTACTTGGCTAGAGCTTCGTCGTACTGCCCTTGTTCATGGAATTGTACACCTTGATCAACGAGCTTTTTGACGGCTTCGGCTTTGGAAGCTTTTGACGATGCCTTAGAGGTTGCATTTGGCGCAGCAAAAAGTGTGACGGCTAGAGCTAAAATGAGAGCGATGGATTTTTTCATGGTAAGTTAGTTCTTGAGAAGGGCGCTATAGAAATTGCGAACATCTTCCCAGCGGTAGTACGGGGCGGCGGGGCATTGCGCATTTTTCGCATTGTCTTGAGCCTTGCATTCGATGGGCAGGGTCTGTTCAATTTCATTGTACAAAATTTTGACGAGGATGGGCTTGTTTTTTGATTTGTAGAATACCATTTGCAGGTTTGCCGCCATCGGGATGATTCTAAAGTCGTTCCATTGTTCGTGCAATTTGGAGAGGTCCGAAACCTTGGCGTTTGCGACGGGCAACTGCATGAGTGCCGTAAGCGGGAGAAGTGTGGCGTCGTGGCCAAAGCGGAGTGTGGCGGCAATTGGCGCCTGTGCTGCGCGCGCATTTATCGATGTATCAATGGCAATCGCTTCGTCGGCTTCTTCCAGAATGTTCTGGAGCGTGGGCTTGGCGAAGTTAAGACCATCGGGGCGGTTGATGAGCGGGCTTGTACCTTCGAGGCTGTACCACCAGGCATTTTGCGCTTTCCAGCGTGCAATCTTTTCTTCAGTGGTGAACAGGTTTACAAAGGTGTCAGCGGGCACTTTGGCGTTAGCTGCGATTTCGTCGAGGAGCGGCTTGTCCATCCCCTGGAGCGATGTTGCAATTTCAAAGAAGTGATTGTAGAACCCGTTGGTGTCTACGTTATTTACAACATAATTGTAGTCGTTGAATAGCTTTTCTAGGAACTGTTGCGGATTGACGTTTTTCCAGAGCTTATCGCTTTCGTCCGTGTAGGCCTTGACTTTGGAATAGTCGAGTTTGCCCCAGTCAAAGGCGCTGATGAACTTCATGTAGCTTTTGCCGGAGATGAGCTCGGAATGGATTTTCGGGTTCAGCGAACGGAGCTCTCCGATGAAGGCTGCCATGCTCACGATGCAGCGACCGCTCGTGCTCGCATACGACCTGACGTACGGCGTAATCTTTTTCCCGCCGATATTCCAGTCCTTGAAAACATCGCCAAAATTTTTGGACATGCGGTTTGCAATCCCTTCATGTTGCTTGACGCCCACTTGCGTGAGGTCGCCTTTGCGGGGGGCTGCCTTGTCTACGAGGACTTTCGTATAGGCGAGCGTCTGTTTGCCGAGTTCGGTGAGTTTCTGGGCGGAATCTGCCTTGGCGAGAGTTTCAAAAAGGTATTTGTATTCTTCGTCGTTGTGGTGGTAGCGGCTGCCGTGGCGCCCGTAATGGCTGATATAGAATGGCTTGTAGCCGGCTGGTGCCTTCGTATATTTAATATTTACGGGTTCCGGGTACACTAAATAGCCACTTGAAGTGAATTCGGGATGTTTGGCGAGTTCATCATCGCTAGTCTGTGCGTTCACGGGTGCGGCAAGGAAAAATCCCGCAGCAAGTACAAAAATCCCTTTTGCAAAATCCAATTTTTTCATATTGCTAATATAATATTATTGATGTTTTGGTTTATTCATGTAATAATAAAAATGAGTATCAAGACTATAATTATTTAGTATTAAGTGGAATGTTAGGTTGTTATAAAGAAATGAAAGGTTGACGTTGTGAGATTGGAAGCGTCGGCCAAGGATGGGGAGGGTGCAGGGAGGGGCCCGTGCGGCCTTCGCAACTCCGAGCTGGGGCCCCGCCCGCATGACGTACTTTATAGAATAAAACCTAAATTTTAGGCGATTAGCCGCTATTTCAACTTGAAACGAAAATATATTTGGCACATCTTTTGCTACTTTTAACCACGTTTAATTTTTAATCAAGGACAACCATGAGCATTGTAGATACAGTACTCCATAAGATTTTTGGTACACCTCATGAACGTAAGGTGAAACAGCTCCGCCCGGTGATTGCGAAGATTCACGAAGCCTGCAAGGCTCTCGCAACGCTCGATGACGCGGAACTTGCTGCAAAGAGCGCCGAATTCCGCGAAAAACTGAATAATGGAGCTACCCTCGATGATATCAAGGTTGATGCCTTTGCCGTTTGCCGCGAAGCTTGCGACCGCCGTCTCGGTATCTTCAATATCTTCAAGCCGGAATTTGGCTTTGACTTTAGCCGCCTCGGCCCGGAACTCCAGGAAGCCGTGAACAAGGCTAAGGCTGAACTCGAAAGCGGAAAGAACGAATGGGAAGTCTACCTCCCGGCAGCTCTCTACGCCAAGGTTCGTGAACTCTATCCGGAATCCGTGAAGCCGTTCCGCATGTTGCCTTTCGATGTGCAGATGATCGGTGGTCTCGTGCTCCACGAAGGTGCTATTGCTGAAATGGCGACCGGTGAAGGTAAGACGCTTGCCGCTGCTCTCCCGGTTTACTTGAACGGTCTTTCTGGTCATGGCGTGCATGTGGTGACGGTGAACGATTACCTCGCTGGTCGTGACGCTAAGCAGATGGGCATGGTTTATAAGTTCCTCGGCCTTACGGTCGGTCTTATTGTGAACGGTCTCGATGCAGAACAGCGCCGTCAAAGCTACAACTCCGACGTGACTTACGGTACCAACAACGAATTCGGTTTCGACTACCTCCGCGACAACATGGCGGTAGAACCGAACCAGCTCGTGCAGCGTGAACTCAACTTCTGTATCGTTGACGAAGTCGACTCCATCTTGATCGACGAAGCCCGTACGCCGCTCATCATTAGTGGTCCTGCTGAAGACGCTACTGAAAAGTACGCCAAGGCAAACGAAATTTCGAAGCAGCTCGTCCGCAACAAGGACTTCTCTGTTGATGAAAAGGACAAGAACATCCAGTTTACCGAAAAGGGCGTGCTCCACATCCAGGACTTGATGCACATTACGAACCTCTATGGCGAACATGCCGACTGGGTTCACTTCCTCGATAACGCTCTCCGCGCTTGGTACCTCTTTGAAAAGGATGTCGACTATATCGTCCGTGATGGCGAAGTCATCATCGTTGACGAAAACACGGGTCGTTTGATGGAAGGCCGCCGCTATTCTAACGGTATTCACCAGGCTATCGAAGCTAAGGAAGGCGTGCAGATCCGCCGCGAAAACCAGACGCTTGCGACAATTACGTTCC
It contains:
- a CDS encoding VOC family protein — its product is MKIEHIAIWVRDIDKVCEFYRKYFGGVVHPIYHNPAKQFTSRFVTFDDGARLEIMHRPDIRVERNVGTVEMFHVEHLGFTHLSFSVGSKEEVDHLTQQMSSEGVPVVGQPRTTGDGYYESVVLDPEGNRIEITI
- a CDS encoding O-acetyl-ADP-ribose deacetylase; protein product: MIDIEIIQGDITKLKVDAIVNAANCSLLGGGGVDGAIHRAAGPKLLQACIPLKGCETGQAKITPGFKLPAKFVIHTPGPVYQDGLHGEPELLESCYKNCLALAEENNCETVAFPAISTGVYGYPWKEATEIAMKTVREYSARNVKKVIFCCFSAQMEKIYQDVSQRI
- a CDS encoding pyridoxamine 5'-phosphate oxidase family protein, producing the protein MEEVKNFIKECGAYFLATVDGDEPKVRPFGTVEIFEGKLYIQTGKSKNVSKQIQKNGKVQLCAMNKTCNKWLRLSGTLVRDDRREPKVHMLEAYPELKRMYSPDDENTEVLYFKDATATFCSFTEPPRTVKF
- a CDS encoding LemA family protein encodes the protein MKKALIAVIVVVVILLIIVGKGIGTYNNIIALEEGVKTQWAQVENTYQRRFDLIPNLVSTVQGEANFEKSTLTEVMDMRSRMGGTVKLDESLMNDEAALKRFQEMQGSLSGALQRLMAVSENYPDLKSNKSFQELRVQLEGAENRIAVERKRYNETVQAYNTTIRQFPTNLIAGFAGASPKALFSADAGASVAPKVQFDIK
- a CDS encoding iron-containing alcohol dehydrogenase family protein is translated as MRFYVPTDIYVEKDCVKNHAKEMLAVGKRALIVTGHSSAKANGSLNDVTEVLNDGGVAYQIFDEVEENPSTDTVGKGAQIARNFNADFIIGIGGGSAIDAAKAMALLIVNPGLNADDLHKTPSHPLNHAPVVAVPTTCGTGSEATPVAIITNHKINLKKSIPHRIFPMLALVDGKYLASAKKQLIVNTAVDALAHMVESILNVHSNILNRMCPEYGLKLWGECKEALLASGNAAKNAAPIDASMYEKLMYTSTIAGMSIAMTSTTVPHGMSYDLTLSKGTPHGPAVGYFLAAYVEICHKKVSNDVKKVLSLLGLQSVEEFAEMLHKLIGTCSVTRELRDKFVAAMKTNHSKLDLVPGGITPEEVEYIYDKSLVVE
- a CDS encoding tetratricopeptide repeat protein; protein product: MKKSIALILALAVTLFAAPNATSKASSKASKAEAVKKLVDQGVQFHEQGQYDEALAKYKEAEKKDPKSALVKYEMAFTYHAKRDLDKALTYARAATKLKGEGLEENLYSLIGTIYDDKGMPDSAIAIYREAFAKVPNSFNIPYNATITYMRMNNADSAYAWIRRSINNSRTHEGSYYYTGFLSSQMGKWPQFYAYTMYSTFISKKSEIIRDNLSRLYGRTKYFVIKKDSTVEMYKPTIKQTGSDSTVNNEFLLAIQTMLVTDTLGNRKLYDQDSTSSQQMEFLIHILEKIIKLVAFTDEIDDPIQRFYQGLIREGLVEAFIYSICEPIDRPTFAQWLIKNRNEQGRLYHWFNKEWLML
- a CDS encoding histidine-type phosphatase, which encodes MKKLDFAKGIFVLAAGFFLAAPVNAQTSDDELAKHPEFTSSGYLVYPEPVNIKYTKAPAGYKPFYISHYGRHGSRYHHNDEEYKYLFETLAKADSAQKLTELGKQTLAYTKVLVDKAAPRKGDLTQVGVKQHEGIANRMSKNFGDVFKDWNIGGKKITPYVRSYASTSGRCIVSMAAFIGELRSLNPKIHSELISGKSYMKFISAFDWGKLDYSKVKAYTDESDKLWKNVNPQQFLEKLFNDYNYVVNNVDTNGFYNHFFEIATSLQGMDKPLLDEIAANAKVPADTFVNLFTTEEKIARWKAQNAWWYSLEGTSPLINRPDGLNFAKPTLQNILEEADEAIAIDTSINARAAQAPIAATLRFGHDATLLPLTALMQLPVANAKVSDLSKLHEQWNDFRIIPMAANLQMVFYKSKNKPILVKILYNEIEQTLPIECKAQDNAKNAQCPAAPYYRWEDVRNFYSALLKN